In the genome of Actinomycetota bacterium, one region contains:
- a CDS encoding roadblock/LC7 domain-containing protein: MTQLSREAQNLNWLVSNFARSVPGVAHAIVVSADGLLMAVSERLDRARADQLAAVASGLASLTQGAARCFDAGAVNQTIVEMEKGFLFVMSVSDGSCLAVLASPSCDIGLVGYEMALLVARTGDVLTPALRAELQAALPR, encoded by the coding sequence ATGACGCAACTCAGTAGGGAAGCGCAGAACCTCAACTGGCTCGTCTCCAACTTCGCCAGGAGCGTTCCAGGGGTGGCGCACGCGATCGTGGTCTCGGCCGACGGGCTTCTCATGGCCGTCTCCGAGCGCCTGGACCGGGCCAGAGCCGACCAGCTCGCCGCCGTCGCCTCCGGGCTGGCCAGCCTCACCCAGGGTGCCGCCCGCTGCTTCGACGCGGGCGCGGTGAACCAGACGATCGTGGAGATGGAGAAGGGCTTCCTGTTCGTGATGTCGGTCAGCGATGGCTCCTGCCTGGCCGTGCTAGCCTCGCCATCCTGTGATATTGGCCTGGTCGGCTACGAGATGGCGCTGTTGGTGGCCCGCACGGGGGATGTGCTCACGCCCGCCCTCCGGGCCGAGCTGCAAGCGGCGCTGCCACGATGA
- a CDS encoding DUF742 domain-containing protein, which yields MSTEDQQENRQEPGRLVRPYAMTGGRTRPAHDNLELETLVSTTSQGETSLTLGLERRSIALLCRDILSIAEISARLDLPLGVVRVLVGDMADEGLVTVHRHASVGDRPDLALLERVLYGLRTI from the coding sequence ATGAGCACCGAGGATCAGCAGGAGAACCGGCAGGAGCCGGGTCGGCTGGTCCGACCCTATGCCATGACCGGCGGGCGAACGCGTCCCGCGCATGACAACCTGGAGCTGGAGACGCTGGTCTCCACCACCTCGCAGGGTGAGACCTCGTTGACCCTGGGCCTCGAACGGCGGTCGATCGCCCTGCTGTGCAGGGACATTCTCTCCATCGCGGAGATCTCCGCCCGGCTCGACCTGCCCCTCGGCGTCGTCCGCGTGCTCGTCGGCGACATGGCCGATGAAGGGCTGGTCACCGTGCACCGGCACGCCAGCGTCGGCGACCGCCCAGACCTTGCGCTTCTCGAGAGGGTGCTCTATGGACTCCGGACAATATAG